TAGAGTAACTAGTCACTGGACGCATTGTGGTGCATTTGGTCGATCCTTCCATCATCCCTGTGTACAAGCAAGGAGCTAAGTGTTAATGATGCAAATCTCAGTATCAGATACTGAATTCACATTCAAGAGTATATAATACTCATATATACAATTTTTTACTTGTAAATTAAGACAACAAATCAAAATTTCTTTTTATAAAACTAGAAAACGATGGATTTTGTAGTAGATGTATAACCTATGATAGTGAGTacaaggatttttaagttatttgATTGAGATTTTTAATATATACTTTTAATAATGAACTACACTAAGTCAGATTTCTGGTTTCTCTCAAAATATGTGTAAATATTGTTTGACTGGAGAGCAAGAAAATGACTGAATGCTGTGCATTGTTGTATGTAAAATAGAAGGAATATTTTTATAATAATGTCTGGCAGCTCTTTTGTTCATGTCATTGTTATGGTGTTGTACTCCCTGTGCTGTTTCCCACATGTTGTGTTTATGTTTTCCGCACCTCACCTGGCAAGACTTGTCACCAAACATTACAAAacttacaaaacacaaaaaaacaggcaGCTTGATAGGTTTCTGTATCCTTGAGTCACATCCATAGCTACAACCTCTTCCCAGGTGATAATTTTACTCATTTACAATAGACCAGAAATGGGAGGCACTTACCAGGTGTTTTAAGGAAATTTGTGTATTGAAGCAATTGAAAGATACACAGGCTTTTAACATTGAGTTACATATTCTATGAAAACAATTGTACCAAAGTACAATGAACCTTACAACAGCTGTAAAATAACATTATTACCAAGAGAAGAAATATGTGTACAGAAGTTGACATTGTGATTACTATATGACATAATTGACAATTGTACagatatgcacacacacatacacacacacacacaaacacgcaaacattacaaacacatatacacagacaCACCTTCACAAAAACAACCACACATCAGATGTACACTCTTACATGCAGTCACGTGCTCGCACacacatagaaaatacacaaCCATGTTACATTTTTGCATCACAAGGCATTAATTAAACTCCATTACATTGCACACTTTCTAATTCATAagggcacacacacgcactcacactcacacacacgcactcacacacacacacacacacacacacacacacacacacacacacacacacacacacacacacacacacaacaaaggacACACAGCATTTGAGGCTTGCATTCCAAGTGTTCCTCCCCTCCTGAATACACGCTAATAGTGCATAAACGAGTGAGAACTTTTGCTACTACTATTTAGGTGTTGTTTATTCTTtgtactggagtgtgtggcgtcCAGTCCCCTGTTGCCAGTCCTTCCCTTGTTCATCCCTCGTAGCGCCTCCCAACATTTTCCAGACTCACTCATAGTAGGGTTAAGCAGTTACAACAGTACCATTAGTTCAGAAGCTTTTTGCCAGTTATTGCTGTTAACAGATGTTATGCATGGTCCACACCAGTGTTTGTACATGTAAATTTGGTTTTATTAGCCGTGGCCATGGCCAGGGGGGGTGGCGACAGTGCCGGTCCATTGACTGTGGTGGTAACTTAATGATAATGTGATGTCTGCCGGCCGCCCCCTCGGCTGCGGTCCACAGTCTCACCTAAGCAGTTTTACAATTTTGCCTCCTAGTTATACTGATTTGTTGGGAGCTCCCTGTGTAGTAGATTTTAAAGTTTATGTTATTCAATCCATGTACAAGTGGCGGGAAGGTGCATACCTCTACTGAATACAAGAGCATCTCACTTTCTGTCTGAATATGAGCAAATACATTTCACAACAAAATTTTTCATGACAATAGCCCAATATGCATCTTCCCATATCTCAGGACATAATGTTCATTTGTACATAACCATGAAATTCATCttggaataaattataattttacaATAGCTTTCAATAACCTTACAGCATTTTCATCCTTGCTCTTTGgtgaggtaaaggtaaaggtgggtgcacaTGCTATAGCTGTGCTCTTACCAGGTGCTCATCCACGtaccattggcccttgagcctgtggcggtCAAAAACCCATTACCCGGGACATAGGCCTGTGTCaagtccgggattgccacagtttaccttccctaggtttcccgaggtacccatttatcaaccaacccgaaagggaggatgaacatctTGGTGAGCTGCACAGTGACTGCCCGGGGCGGGATTCAAACCCGGACCCACAGAGTcatagccaggcatgctgaccttTAATAACTGCTTACAGGTTTGATGGTAGAGATGGCTCTTTTGTCTGAGGAAAGGTTTCTGAAGATTTCTGCTTCCAACTGGCTGAAGAGTGACAAGTTTGGAGGAATCTTGCTCATCCTTGTTTGTCTTCCACTTACTGAGGCTGCAAGGTGAAGGTGAAGTTGGTGGCATGCTAGGTTGGTTTTATTGGAGATAGGTACAAAGAGtgatgaagaagtagaggagacaTACGTGATGGCGTCAGAGGTAGTTGGATGAGATTTAAGTTCTGTACTTGGGATGTGCAGCCCATGACTGGAGGTACTGCCCAAACAATCCATGCCTCTCAGATTGGAATGGAACACTCTTGTCAAAGATGATATGAGTACCAACTTGGCTGCTGCTCACCCTGAGGAGAATCATGTACAATGGGTGTATCCTGACAGTCCTGACACAGATATAGGGGACACATCACAAAAGATTTAAAGAAAGCTAATAAGTTTGAAAGGatgaattaacccggtagcagcaacgggccaaacttgtggctttaccgtgtagcagtgacgggccaaatttgtgccatgatataaaccccccaaaaatgatgatacataatctgataacaaatgctttgatatgtattatgaaatggtttgtgtgaggggtgattttttctcatttttctcgcttagagggaccattaagaaacacgatccccgctgctaccgagttTAAAGAAAAATGCTTAGTATATAACATGGGGGATACAGAAAACAAGCATCACAGGCTAAAGAAGAGACAGGTTGAAGATACTCACGTGATGATTATGAAGTGGACTTAGGCAGGTCATGTCATGCATACAGCTGATAACAGGTGGACAGCAAGTAGTGTGGCGACCCAGGAATTGTGAACGTCGATGCAGAGACCGGACCAGCAGGCGGAGAGATGAAACATGAGCATTCGGCAGAGCAGGATGAAATGCTCAAACACTGAACAgacagaggtggaggaagtggaggacattgggaaaggcctttgtcatgAAGTGGACTATATAGGTatgaccaaacacacacacacacacacacacacacacacacacatttcccaagCGTACACATTCGACACagttttcgtgggagttttgggcatttccatgggtagttcaatgaccctgcTGATAGTTTGACCCCTATTCTATACCATTAACCTAAAAAAACAATTATTAGAGCCCAGTTAATCTCCTTTTTGTCCCTTGAAAATAGTTGACTTATACGATGCCCTTTAAAAAGCGCGGGAGGGTTGCCATGGTGACCGCGGCGGcgtgtaaacaaacaaacgtggAGAGGAATTTTGCGTGCAGGCGGCGGCGAAGGTCCTCACCCTGCCTTCCTGAGGGTGCCACGGGAGGAGACACGGAGTAGCGAGGGGGCAGGAGGCGCACAGACGCGTCATATGAGCCTGGGAGCGTCTTCGGTGAGCTGAGAgcaacgggagggagggagggaagggtgtggaggaggtggctaagggaggaagggtgtggaggaggtggctaagggaggaagggtgtggaggaggtggctaagggaggaagggtgtggaggaggtggctaagggaggaagggtgtggaggaggtggctaagggaggaagggtgtggaggaggtggctaagggaggaagggtgtggaggaggtggctaagggaggaagggtgtggaggaggtggctgagggaggaagggtgtggaggaggtggctaagggaggaagggtgtggaggaggtggctaagggaggaagggagggaaggaagagatggcttagagaggaagggagggaaggaagagatggctaagggaggaaggagggaaggaagagttggctaagggaggaagggagggaaggaagagatggctaagggaggaagggaggaaggaagagatggctaaggaggaagggaggaaggaagagatggctgaggaggaagggagggaaggaagagattgccatgggtggaagggagggaaggaagagatggccatgggaggaagggagggaaggaagagatggctgaggaggaagggaggaaggaagagatggccatgggaggaagggaggaaggaagagatggctgagggaggaaggaggaaggaagagatggccatggaggaaggagggaaggaagagatggccatggaggaaggaggaaggaagagatggctgaggaggaagggaggaaggaagagatggctaagggaggaaggagggaaggaagagatggctaaggaggaagggaggaaggaagagatggctagggaggaagggagggaaggaagagatggctaagggaggaagggaggaaggaagagatggctagggaggaagggaggaaggaagagatggctaagggaggaaggaggaaggaagagatggctagggaggaagggaggaaggaagagatggctaagggaggaaaggagggaaggaagagatggctgaggaggaagggaggaaggaagagatggctaagggaggaagggaggaaggaagagatggctgaggaggaagggaggaaggaagagatggctgaggaggaagggatggaaggaagagatggctgagggaggaagggagggaaggaagagatggctgaggaggaagggaggaaggaagagatggctgagggaggaaggaggaaggaagagatggctgagggaggaaggagggatggaagagatggctgagggaggaaggagggaaggaagagatggctaagggaggaaggaggaaggaagagatggctaagggaggaagggaggaaggaagagatggctgagggaggaagggatggaaggaagagatgactaagggaggaagggagggaacgaagagatggctaatggaggaaggaggaaggaagagatggctaaggaggaagggagggaaggaagagatggctaaggaggaagggatggaaggaagagatggctaaaggaggaagggagggaaggaagagatggctaagggaggaagggagggaaggaagagatggctaaGGGAGCAACGGAGGGCAAGAAGAGATggctaagggaggaagggaggaaggaagagatggctaaggaggaaggagggaaggaagagatggctaagggaggaagggaggaaggaagagatggctaagggaggcagggaggtaaggaagatatggcttagggaggaagggagggaaggaagagatggctaagggaggaagggagggaaggaagagatggctaagggaggaagggagggaaggaagagatggctgagggaggaagggagggaaggaagagatggctaagggaggaagggagggaaggaagagatggctgagggaggaagggagggaaggaagagatggctgagggaggaagggagggcaagaagagatggctgagggaggaagggagggaaagaagagatggcTGAGGTAGGGAGgtcgggaaggaagagatggctgagggaggaagggagggaaggaagagatggctgagggaggaagggagggaaagaagagatggcTGAGGGgggaaatggtttgtgtgagtgatgatttttttctcatttttctcgtcattaagaaacatgatccccgctgctactgggttaaacattTCAGCAACCAAGCACACATTtagcaaggcttttgtaggagttgtgggcatttccagtggtagttttatggccctggtggtagtctgacccttcttctttactgtGCACATGAAAAAGACTCACTACAatccttttaatttcctttctagtctttgaaaatagttgatgcaagaggaggaagtgtctgagaataccagtCTTAGTGTTTTGTGACTATGATGGGCCATGATTCACAAGCAACCCCATGTTTCAGGCAGCAGCAGCACCGCCTGAGAGCTGTGACTATGATGAAGTAACGGAAATCTCGACAACAGAGACATCGGAGGGTAGCCAGTCTCATCTGCAGGTCCCCCGCCCCGAGAACACAgccacacccccacccccccagcacCCTGTGAGTCATTGTGGGTAGTGGAGGCTGTGGAGGAAGGAAGTTAGTTCAGACTTTGTGCTCAGATTGGGATTGTAAAGATACCTTATTAGTTTGTATTTTTAGGATTTTAGGCGTTAGTTTCCAGCTTTGGCATCAGTGTTTCCCATGACGGCTGAGAAGAGTTTTTAAGTTTTTCATTGCTACTTCCACATCTTTATAGAACTTTTCCACTTCAGCATCATTATAAGTTGGTGTTGTACACaagtttaaaatattttgtgtcttGTTAATTTTCATAATGATTACAGTATTCATTTGTTAATGCTGAATAATTCTTATACATCTCTCTGCTGAATTTTTGTTTATCAAGAAATCAACCACATATTCCATCCTATCTGCAAGGCTTTTGTAGCACAAGATATGTTTATCAGACAACAGGTAATACGAATGCCTCACTTGTCCTCTTAACCTATAATATCCCACACAATTGTTTCACTTTTAGCATTTTGCTTTTTAACATTATATGTTGCCATAGTTATTGAGGTCTTTGTCTTAGATTTTTATTAGAGTATTGCTGTGTCAGTAATCCCCCTCATCATCTCCTCCAAGGAAGACCCTCCTCCCCAATCCCGCACAGCTAAGCCAGAGTCCACCCGGCCCCCACCcagtgctgctgctgccgctgccatGACCACGGCCGAGGAGGAAGAGTTTGAGCCCAAGGTGGAGGACAAGGTAGGCTGAGTCCTGtatattgtttgttttgcttacTATGTGCTTTTTGAAGCTACTAAGTATGTTTGTTAGTCATTCAGTGCTAACAAAAAAGCCAGTGCCTTAGTCTATTACTTTGAATTCTCTAAGATGTAAATTCTTCTCTATTTCTGTGCCACTTTGCTTACACATTAGGGCCAAGATCATGCCATTTTTTAACCTCATGATAGTCTGCCTTTTGTGTAGAAGGTTTGCCATCTGTAATGTAATGTTGTGTGGTTTGCTGTGATGTAGATAATTGATTTGATTCAGTTAATGAGGTTGGACTTAATTTCCAGTATACTTAAGTTTGTAAGTCATGTAAAGCTGCTCTGGTAAGTTTGTGTAAATGAGCCTTGCTAACAAAGGCTCTTCTGACCCACCGGCGCGCTGTGACCACAGGGCGGTGAAGCCCTTCCGGAGGGGCCTTTGGACCCCCCCACcgctagtgatggtggtgatggtggagatggtgggggaggcgatgatgctggtgatggtggggagttatgggaagaggttgaggaggtAGAAGGGAACATGGATGGTCTTcaagaggatgaaaatgatgacTTTCAGCCTGGCCCGTcccatgcccctcctcctccccaccttgccccctcctccccccaccaccaggATCATCCACACTACCACATGGGGAGGTCCCAAGGCGATGATGATACAGATGAGGACAACATGGGAGAAACCACTGTAAGGCCCACCAGTCCCATCCTCACAGCCTTGAATGTAGAGCTTCATCTTTTTCACTTGTCTGCCGTGTGGAACAAAACTTTTGCCTCTGTTAATGTTTTCTGTCagtgcacacacaaacaaatctgcTGAAGTTTGAAGTTAAGGCTGAGAAGTTAATGTGAATACTTGGCACAGACAAAAAATGTAATCATGCCAGTGCAATGCAGACTATACAGTTACTTTCTTCCACACTTGGGGCACACACCTGATGGGCTTCATGAGGACTGGCAGAGTGTGAGTGGATGAGGGAGGATCTTCATATTGACTATAGAGTAAACAAAGTGATAGAAATAAATGCCTTGCTGCCAGTGCCCATGGAGCCTACCCGGCGGTGGCCTGGATATGAGTGCACCAACAGCGTCTGCCCTAGGAGTAAGGCGCACTGAAGGAGCTTTGGGTTAACCTCTCTGAGTGTCGAGAGAACACGTCTGTGATCATGACTCTTTATGTAGAAGGACCACCAAGGCCAAAGAGCTAAACTGAATTAAAATTTAAAGGAATCAAAGTGAAATCAAAATATAAAAGTTGTTGTAGGAGTTGTTGACTCTGAGGAGTGTGATCACATCCATTGTCTCTGTTTTGCATTCTATGCCTTCCCAACTGTATCTTAAAAAGTTAGTTCTGTATGATTAAAGACTATGAATAAGTGTAATGTTAGTGAGGTTTGTCATTGCACACTTAGGAGCATGAGTGTACACAGACCTAAATGAACCAAAATCAGGAAACACTAAAAAGCAGTAAGAGTATTGACAATCTGTAAATATAAAGGTAAATAGAGGGTTTGATTCGTAGATTGGGATGATGTTCAGTAAAAGAAAACTTAGGTTAGTTAGTATGCGATCTCAGTATTCTAattgctttcttcttttgtcttgcgTGCTCTCAGCTCTGGACGTGACTTGTCAGATGCATTTTATTGTCATGCAGCCGTTTACCTTTGCTTTGATCATGAGTGTGACCGTGTACATACACATTCCTCTGCTTCATGGGTGTTGACATGTTTACTAATTTTTAAAATCCTTACTTTTCACTTTGAACAGCAAGTATGTATTCGTTGCAAAATCTTTAACACTGATACAAAATATTTCATTAAGCCTTTGAAAATTATAAATATTAATAAAGGTGGCACTATTTCAGGGCTTGAGTGACATAGGGGTAATGGGAGGCCCTGGACAGCCCATGCCCCTTGCTCACCCTGCCAGTAGTGTGCCCAACGGGAGCGGGGacgaggatgacgatgacgatgaggaagaggatggccAGGCCCCGGCCCCTGAAGGGTGAGTATCGTGGGAAGGTGTGAAGCAGAAACACTGAAATGCATAGAGGCAAAGTAAGATTATAGTTTGGTATGCATCTGTGAAAGGCtgaggaggaaatgaagcaaAGCATAAAAAGAGAGGAGGTAGTATGTTTGGATGAAGGCAAAGTAGTTATTCATATCACTCATGCCTGAAGCCCAACCCACTGTATCCTCGGCAGGGCCTATGACCCAGCAGACTATGAACACCTGAGCGTCAGCCCAGAGATATCGGAGCTGTTCTCGTACATCACACGCTACACACCGCAGGCCATTGAGCTGGAGCACCGCCTGCGTCCCTACATCCCGGACTATATTCCAGCCGTGGGGGACATTGATGCCTTCATAAAGGTGGGCGAGATGTTGTAATCATCTCAGTTAATATGCCTTGTACACTCTGAATCTCTTAGTTGTCCTTGTAGTATGGGTGCTTTAGGGAATTGTAGGTGGATTGTCTTCATGGTAGGAAGGATTCACGTAGGAGTAAGGAATTAGGTGCATTTCAAGAGTTCAGGCAGATTGTTACTGCTGAGTAGTCACTGTATCATGACTGTAAGCCAAAACAGTTTGGTTCCCCAGAGTACAGGAGGATACTAAAGGGTATAATTAAATCACAAGAAGCTATAGCTGCCACATATGTCAGCTCCTTAGAACCAACAGTTAACCATCTGCCCTCATCTGTAAATCCATCTGAAACTTTCTATTGTATCTACATTAACTACACCATTGCTTGTTCTGTTTTTTCATCTACTATCGTTTTGGTAAACCAGTTTTTAGTTCAGGTAATTTCAATGTGTTccaaaggagaataataatactGAAAGGAATCAAGTAAAACTGAGAAgttatttcctttcatcttccctgaCCTTATGGGCAGATCCCGCCCCCTGACGGCAAGCCCTCCATGGTGGGCCTGGAGGTCCTGGACGAACCCAGCGCCCGGCAGAGTGATGCCACGGTGCTGGACCTGCAGCTGAGGGCCCTCGCCAAGCACACCACTGCTAAGTCCATGGTGAGGGGGTTATGTAGTAGGGAGAGGCATTCAGTTCTCATATTCATcaataatattgataatacatgcctcgtaaacctcttgtaaTCTTTTATGTATGTGAGATTGTGTTTTGGTTTTCATTAAAGCCATATGATGTATTTGCTTCCAGTATTCTTTCAAATAAGTCTAATCCTTCAGTTTTCATCTTAACCAGTTTAGGGCACTCTACAGAGACATGGCCTTAACACACCTTTTGCCCAGGAGAGATATTTGATGCTTACATCTTAGAAATACACACTCCTTCCATCTTATTTCAGTCTGTCAAAACAGTGGAGAACGCCGAGAAGAATGGCAAGGTGATAGAGAAGTGGGTGCGGGACATCAGTGAGCTACACCGAAGCAAACCTCCGCCCACCGTCCACTACAACAAGTTAGTGTCTCTGAGGGGGCCGTGCCAAGGCTGCCACACCTCAGCAGCAAGACGGCAGTGTTGTTACCTTGTTAGAATAGACTCACACTTGATTAAGTTTGTTGTGATCACATTACATGTAGTCTTTTATTCTGTGTAAGGTACCAAGTTTCAGAGATACCCTTGCTTGCAATGCTTTTATGATAGATATAGATCCCCATATTGTACTGACGGTATGAGTGGAGGTATAAAATAATGGGGAGCTGTTGGTGACGGGTGCCTCCCATTGCAGACGCATGCCAGACATCGACACCCTGATGCAGGAGTGGCCCGGGGAGGTGGAGGAGCTGCTCAAGGAAGTCAACCTCCCCACGGCAGCCCTGGAAGTGGAGCTCTCAGACTATGTGGACATCATTTGTGGTAAGTCTTCAGGCT
The window above is part of the Eriocheir sinensis breed Jianghai 21 chromosome 52, ASM2467909v1, whole genome shotgun sequence genome. Proteins encoded here:
- the LOC126983023 gene encoding intraflagellar transport protein 46 homolog isoform X1; its protein translation is MSLGASSAAAAPPESCDYDEVTEISTTETSEGSQSHLQVPRPENTATPPPPQHPEDPPPQSRTAKPESTRPPPSAAAAAAMTTAEEEEFEPKVEDKGGEALPEGPLDPPTASDGGDGGDGGGGDDAGDGGELWEEVEEVEGNMDGLQEDENDDFQPGPSHAPPPPHLAPSSPHHQDHPHYHMGRSQGDDDTDEDNMGETTGLSDIGVMGGPGQPMPLAHPASSVPNGSGDEDDDDDEEEDGQAPAPEGAYDPADYEHLSVSPEISELFSYITRYTPQAIELEHRLRPYIPDYIPAVGDIDAFIKIPPPDGKPSMVGLEVLDEPSARQSDATVLDLQLRALAKHTTAKSMSVKTVENAEKNGKVIEKWVRDISELHRSKPPPTVHYNKRMPDIDTLMQEWPGEVEELLKEVNLPTAALEVELSDYVDIICAVMDIPVYKSRVQSLHVLFTLYSVFKNSAHFRQLAEENYIENDDSTGDQLVLE
- the LOC126983023 gene encoding intraflagellar transport protein 46 homolog isoform X2 → MTTAEEEEFEPKVEDKGGEALPEGPLDPPTASDGGDGGDGGGGDDAGDGGELWEEVEEVEGNMDGLQEDENDDFQPGPSHAPPPPHLAPSSPHHQDHPHYHMGRSQGDDDTDEDNMGETTGLSDIGVMGGPGQPMPLAHPASSVPNGSGDEDDDDDEEEDGQAPAPEGAYDPADYEHLSVSPEISELFSYITRYTPQAIELEHRLRPYIPDYIPAVGDIDAFIKIPPPDGKPSMVGLEVLDEPSARQSDATVLDLQLRALAKHTTAKSMSVKTVENAEKNGKVIEKWVRDISELHRSKPPPTVHYNKRMPDIDTLMQEWPGEVEELLKEVNLPTAALEVELSDYVDIICAVMDIPVYKSRVQSLHVLFTLYSVFKNSAHFRQLAEENYIENDDSTGDQLVLE